From the genome of Silurus meridionalis isolate SWU-2019-XX chromosome 12, ASM1480568v1, whole genome shotgun sequence, one region includes:
- the dharma gene encoding dharma, translating to MDASKFSNFTIDYILGEKTAPQTHADLSSASQSFQEDCSKVNLPSASGFNAQASGVPLMGFPAPCPGIYDTACYNSFHCCGPVTYYQTNFNMGYHGGEHWFHAQPDYDREESHHSPQHRQRNRIRTVFTESQVLQLDQLFNITDYPTAEARAQLARSTGLSEETVRVWFKNRRARRKRQKTTSDSP from the exons ATGGATGCATCGAAGTTCTCCAACTTCACTATCGATTACATTCTGGGGGAAAAGACGGCACCTCAGACACATGCAGACCTTTCATCAGCATCGCAGTCCTTTCAGGAGGATTGCAGTAAAGTGAACCTGCCTTCAGCGAGTGGATTTAATGCCCAGGCCAGCGGGGTGCCACTGATGGGTTTTCCTGCACCCTGCCCGGGCATCTACGATACAGCTTGTTATAACTCTTTCCACTGCTGTGGACCTGTTACTTACTATCAGACCAACTTTAACATGGGTTACCACGGCGGGGAGCACTGGTTTCATGCCCAGCCAG ATTACGACAGAGAGGAAAGTCATCACAGTCCTCAGCACAGGCAACGAAACCGCATTAGGACAGTGTTCACCGAGAGCCAAGTGCTGCAGCTGGATCAGCTCTTCAACATCACCGACTATCCAACTGCGGAGGCGCGCGCACAGCTGGCGAGGAGCACGGGCCTCAGCGAAGAGACAGTCCGG gTATGGTTCAAAAATCGCCGGGCTCGACGCAAGAGGCAGAAAACCACAAGTGACTCACCTTAA
- the clip3 gene encoding LOW QUALITY PROTEIN: CAP-Gly domain-containing linker protein 3 (The sequence of the model RefSeq protein was modified relative to this genomic sequence to represent the inferred CDS: inserted 1 base in 1 codon) has protein sequence MTKEDTADVEEAQPASEFTSPKHESRKKPIVHPSAQAPLPKDYAFTFFDPNDPVCLEILIDPCTTIPELFAIIRQWVPQVQHKIDIIGEEILKRGCHVNDRDGLTDMTLLHYSCKAGAHGVGDPAAALRLTNQLIALGADVSLRSRWTNMNALHYAAYFDVPELIRVLLKASKPKVLNSTCSDFYYGTALHIAASNLCLGAVKCLLEHGANPSVRNDKGQVPADVVPDPMDMTLDKAEAAMVAKELKQILLDALPLSCNLPRITLPNYDNIPGNLMLSSLGLKLGDRVFLDDMKTGTLRFCGTTEFASGQWVGIELDEPEGKNDGSVGGVRYFICPPKLGIFAPVSKIKKVVDQTPSSVTSTPKTPRMDFSRVTGKIKKEKNKKDREKSLRKKSLSVASLDPDGVKIEVGDQVLVAGQKQGIVXFYGKTDFAPGFWFGVELEQPTGKHDGSVFGVRYFSCLPKFGVFAPPSRVQRIGGPKESQGDGKLVKKVHQVTMSQPKRNFSAVRSPKDITSENSISRLLFCCWFPWMLRAEMQS, from the exons ATGACTAAAGAGGACACTGCTGATGTAGAGGAGGCCCAGCCTGCCTCCGAGTTTACCAGTCCAAAACATGAATCTCGCAAAAAACCCATAGTCCACCCATCTGCCCAAGCTCCACTCCCCAAAGACTATG CCTTCACATTCTTTGATCCGAATGATCCAGTCTGTTTGGAGATTTTGATAGACCCCTGCACCACCATTCCTGAGCTGTTTGCTATAATCCGTCAGTGGGTCCCACAAGTGCAGCACAAGATCGACATAATTGGGGAAGAG ATTTTAAAGCGTGGATGTCATGTTAATGACCGTGATGGGCTGACCGATATGACTCTACTCCACTACAGCTGCAAAGCAGGGGCTCATGGAGTTG GTGACCCTGCGGCAGCCCTCAGGCTGACCAATCAGCTAATTGCTTTGGGTGCAGATGTCAGCCTCCGCAGTCGTTGGACCAACATGAATGCCCTCCACTATGCTGCTTATTTCGATGTTCCTGAGCTGATCCGGGTTCTGCTTAAAGCTTCTAAACCTAAAG TACTCAACTCTACCTGCAGTGACTTCTATTATGGCACAGCCCTGCACATTGCTGCCTCCAATCTCTGCCTGGGAGCTGTCAAATGTCTTCTGGAACATGGAGCCAACCCTTCTGTCAGA AATGACAAGGGCCAAGTCCCTGCTGATGTAGTTCCTGATCCCATGGACATGACCCTGGACAAAGCAGAAGCAGCCATGGTGGCTAAAGAACTAAAACAAATACTGTTAGATGCCCTTCCTCTCAGCTGTAATCTTCCTCGCATCACCTTGCCCAACtatgacaacattcctggcaacCTCATGCTGTCTTCTCTTGGTCTGAAGTTGGGTGACCGAGTGTTTCTGGATGACATGAAG ACGGGTACACTTCGTTTTTGTGGAACCACTGAGTTTGCTAGTGGCCAGTGGGTGGGCATTGAGCTGGATGAGCCAGAAGGCAAGAATGATGGGAGTGTAGGTGGAGTCCGTTATTTCATCTGCCCTCCCAAACTGG GAATCTTTGCCCctgtttctaaaataaaaaaagttgtggATCAAACCCCTTCCTCAGTCACCTCCACTCCCAAAACCCCTCGCATGGACTTTTCCCGTGTCACTGGCAAAatcaagaaagagaaaaataagaaagatCGCGAGAAGT CTTTGAGAAAGAAATCTCTGTCGGTGGCTAGTCTGGATCCTGATGGAGTGAAGATTGAAGTGGGGGACCAGGTTTTAGTGGCTGGACAGAAACAAGGAATTG CGTTTTATGGAAAAACAGACTTTGCACCAG GGTTTTGGTTTGGTGTTGAATTAGAGCAGCCCACTGGGAAACATGATGGTTCTGTGTTTGGAGTTCGCTACTTCAGCTGCCTGCCCAAATTTGGAGTGTTTGCACCACCTTCACGTGTTCAGAG AATTGGAGGGCCGAAAGAATCCCAGGGTGATGGGAAGCTGGTGAAGAAAGTTCACCAGGTGACTA TGTCCCAGCCAAAGCGTAATTTCAGTGCGGTGAGGTCTCCCAAAGACATCACATCTGAGAACTCCATATCCAG GTTGCTGTTCTGCTGCTGGTTTCCCTGGATGCTACGTGCAGAAATGCAATCCTAA
- the LOC124394120 gene encoding LOW QUALITY PROTEIN: cytochrome P450 2M1-like (The sequence of the model RefSeq protein was modified relative to this genomic sequence to represent the inferred CDS: inserted 2 bases in 1 codon), with product MDLFFALQANIWPLFIAAVFFFVIWKRHGKEYERHFGRLPPGPAPAPVVGNFFQVYVKEPYKYYLQLSKKHGSVFTLWFANTPVVVISGYKALKDTMIGMGNEFSGRANYPLLMKVTNGYGILVSSGERWKQLRRFSISTLKTFGMGHQSIQDKVKEEASCLVQSFGTIGDSAFDPKYLIHKAVCNVISSIIFGQRFESDDPNLKLMMDAVDDYFKVLNSPLGQAYNIFPKIVGLFPGQLHDMFSKVKKAKSLFKLEAEARMKTFDPSSAPKDFIEAFLLQMNAEKDNPNTEFHFNNLLSTIWSMFSAGTETTSSTIRQSLLLMMKHPDIQARVQKEIDEVVGQSRCISFEDRQNMPYTDAVIHEVLRTQDIAPTSVPHKMFYDTEFKNYLIPKGTIILPLLSSVLTDPELWKNPDNFDPANFLDQEGRFKKXDAFVVFGMGKRACPGEALARVEIFIIVTSLLQHFTFRATQPPEEIVTTPAICNFGRLPRFYECYAVPRK from the exons atGGATCTGTTTTTTGCTTTACAGGCCAACATTTGGCCTTTATTCATTGccgctgtgtttttttttgtaatatggaAGAGACACGGTAAGGAATATGAACGTCACTTTGGAAGGTTGCCTCCAGGACCTGCTCCTGCACCCGTGGTCGGGAATTTTTTTCAGGTTTATGTAAAGGAACCATACAAGTACTACCTTCAG CTTAGTAAAAAGCATGGATCCGTTTTCACTCTTTGGTTTGCCAACACACCTGTTGTGGTGATCTCTGGATACAAAGCTCTGAAAGACACCATGATTGGCATGGGTAATGAGTTCAGTGGCAGAGCAAACTACCCTCTCTTAATGAAGGTCACTAATGGATATG gtaTTTTGGTCAGCAGTGGAGAACGATGGAAGCAGCTTCGGCGGTTCTCTATATCTACCCTGAAGACTTTTGGGATGGGTCATCAGAGTATTCAggacaaggtgaaggaggaaGCCAGCTGTCTTGTGCAATCTTTTGGTACAATTGGAG ACTCTGCTTTCGATCCAAAATACCTGATACATAAAGCAGTGTGCAATGTGATCTCCTCAATCATATTTGGCCAGAGATTTGAGTCTGATGACCCAAACTTAAAACTCATGATGGACGCTGTCGATGACTACTTCAAAGTTTTAAATAGTCCACTTGGACAA GCATATAATATTTTCCCCAAAATTGTGGGTCTTTTTCCTGGCCAGCTCCATGACATGTTTTCAAAAGTGAAAAAGGCCAAAAGTTTATTTAAGCTTGAAGCAGAGGCACGAATGAAGACATTTGATCCTTCTTCAGCCCCTAAAGATTTCATTGAGGCTTTCCTATTACAAATGAATGCG GAAAAGGATAACCCAAATACAGAATTTCATTTCAATAACTTATTGAGCACAATATGGAGCATGTTTAGTGCTGGCACTGAGACTACATCTTCAACAATCAGACAGAGCCTGCTGTTAATGATGAAGCACCCAGATATCCAAG CACGAGTCCAGAAGGAGATTGATGAGGTGGTGGGGCAAAGCCGGTGCATTTCCTTCGAAGACAGGCAGAATATGCCATATACAGATGCAGTCATTCATGAAGTTCTGCGCACCCAGGATATTGCTCCGACTTCTGTTccacataaaatgttttatgacaCCGAGTTTAAGAACTATCTCATACCTAAG GGAACCATCATTCTTCCTTTGCTGTCATCTGTGCTTACTGACCCTGAGCTTTGGAAGAACCCTGACAATTTTGACCCAGCCAATTTCCTTGATCAAGAGGGACGATTCAAAAA TGatgcatttgttgtttttggaATGG GAAAACGTGCCTGTCCAGGTGAAGCTCTGGCCCGAGTGGAGATCTTTATTATAGTCACCTCTCTCCTCCAGCATTTCACCTTCAGGGCCACTCAGCCACCAGAAGAGATTGTCACCACTCCTGCTATTTGCAACTTCGGCCGTTTACCTCGTTTCTATGAGTGCTATGCTGTGCCGAGGAAATAA
- the gipr gene encoding gastric inhibitory polypeptide receptor isoform X2: MLQEWERYRNECISNISSDPTLPGLVCRRMFDQYACWPDGQPNTTVKVPCPWYLPWYDQVHSGFVLRECGPDGQWHTNNMSHTWRNHSQCNADSSNHKEQEKQIRVLVYLRVMYTVGYSLSLASLTLALIILLLFKKLRCTRNYIHANLFASFILRAVTVIIRDDLLKNNTLDFQDSSDLSRVFRDQSGCRIAQVAMQYCMGASYLWLLVEGLYLHNLLVLLVFSENSYFCGYLTLGWVTPVLYVVPWIVLRHLYENTGCWVKNENMLHLWIIEAPIFMIILVNFSIFIRIIQIIVSKFKAHQMRYTDYKFRLAKSTLTLIPLLGIHKVVFSVVTEDQTHLLRTIWLFFELFFNSFQGLLVAILYCFVNKEVQSEIKKKWRHLKLGISTLDEQRTTSSHILQGATGHEDQVCQIDCPEESGIHLSMEPLSASTQISLHQHHHPGAKKGRAYCYISAHKRVVNGLETPELAQCQHDGVNGYSDSYC, encoded by the exons ATGCTGCAGGAATGGGAACGATATCGGAATGAGTGCATATCAAATATCAGCTCAGACCCAACCCTCCCAG GTTTGGTCTGCAGACGCATGTTCGATCAGTATGCTTGCTGGCCAGATGGGCAGCCCAATACAACAGTCAAAGTGCCCTGCCCCTGGTATTTGCCCTGGTATGATCAAG tacacagtgggTTTGTCCTAAGGGAATGTGGTCCAGATGGTCAGTGGCACACCAACAACATGAGCCACACCTGGAGAAACCACTCACAATGCAATGCAGATAGCAGCAACCACAAAGAACAG gAGAAACAGATACGGGTCCTAGTCTACCTTAGAGTGATGTACACAGTTGGCTACTCTTTGTCTTTGGCCAGCCTCACACTGGCCCTGATTATATTGCTTCTTTTTAA GAAACTGCGCTGCACCCGTAACTACATCCATGCCAACCTGTTTGCTTCTTTCATCCTGCGTGCTGTGACCGTCATTATACGTGATGATCTTCTCAAAAATAATACTCTTGACTTCCAAGACAGCAGTGACTTGTCCCGTGTTTTCAGAGACCAG TCTGGCTGCCGCATAGCTCAAGTGGCAATGCAGTACTGTATGGGAGCCAGCTACCTCTGGCTGCTAGTGGAAGGCCTGTACCTCCATAACCTTCTGGTACTGCTTGTGTTCTCTGAGAACAGCTACTTCTGTGGTTACCTTACTCTCGGCTGGG TTACTCCAGTACTCTATGTGGTACCATGGATAGTATTACGCCACCTGTATGAGAACACAGG GTGCTGGGTGAAGAATGAAAACATGTTGCACTTATGGATTATTGAAGCTCCTATCTtcatgattatttta GTAAACTTTTCCATTTTCATAAGGATTATTCAGATAATTGTCTCCAAATTTAAAGCACACCAGATGAGATATACTGATTATAAATTCAG ATTGGCCAAGTCTACCCTGACCCTCATACCCCTTCTGGGAATACATAAAGTGGTGTTTTCTGTGGTGACAGAGGACCAGACTCATCTACTACGGACCATCTGGCTCTTCTTTGAGCTCTTCTTTAACTCATTTCAG GGTCTTCTAGTAGCCATTTTATACTGTTTTGTGAATAAAGAG GTACAATCAGAAATTAAGAAGAAATGGCGTCATCTTAAACTGGGAATAAGCACCCTGGATGAACAACGTACCACCAGCAGCCACATACTACAGGGAGCTACTGGACATGAAGACCAGGTGTGCCAGATAGACTGTCCTGAGGAGAGTGGAATCCACCTGAGCATGGAGCCTCTTTCAGCCTCCACACAAATTTCccttcatcagcatcatcacccTGGAGCAAAGAAGGGCAGGGCATATTGTTACATTTCAGCCCATAAGCGAGTGGTGAACGGATTAGAAACACCAGAGCTGGCCCAATGTCAACATGATGGAGTCAATGGATATTCTGATAGCTACTGCTAA
- the gipr gene encoding gastric inhibitory polypeptide receptor isoform X1: protein MKSFSTILLLTLSVLYGFECVSGNTIEHMLQEWERYRNECISNISSDPTLPGLVCRRMFDQYACWPDGQPNTTVKVPCPWYLPWYDQVHSGFVLRECGPDGQWHTNNMSHTWRNHSQCNADSSNHKEQEKQIRVLVYLRVMYTVGYSLSLASLTLALIILLLFKKLRCTRNYIHANLFASFILRAVTVIIRDDLLKNNTLDFQDSSDLSRVFRDQSGCRIAQVAMQYCMGASYLWLLVEGLYLHNLLVLLVFSENSYFCGYLTLGWVTPVLYVVPWIVLRHLYENTGCWVKNENMLHLWIIEAPIFMIILVNFSIFIRIIQIIVSKFKAHQMRYTDYKFRLAKSTLTLIPLLGIHKVVFSVVTEDQTHLLRTIWLFFELFFNSFQGLLVAILYCFVNKEVQSEIKKKWRHLKLGISTLDEQRTTSSHILQGATGHEDQVCQIDCPEESGIHLSMEPLSASTQISLHQHHHPGAKKGRAYCYISAHKRVVNGLETPELAQCQHDGVNGYSDSYC, encoded by the exons ATGAAGAGCTTCTCCACTATCCTACTCCTCACTCTGTCTGTCCTGTATGGATTTGAG TGTGTTTCTGGGAATACAATCGAGCACATGCTGCAGGAATGGGAACGATATCGGAATGAGTGCATATCAAATATCAGCTCAGACCCAACCCTCCCAG GTTTGGTCTGCAGACGCATGTTCGATCAGTATGCTTGCTGGCCAGATGGGCAGCCCAATACAACAGTCAAAGTGCCCTGCCCCTGGTATTTGCCCTGGTATGATCAAG tacacagtgggTTTGTCCTAAGGGAATGTGGTCCAGATGGTCAGTGGCACACCAACAACATGAGCCACACCTGGAGAAACCACTCACAATGCAATGCAGATAGCAGCAACCACAAAGAACAG gAGAAACAGATACGGGTCCTAGTCTACCTTAGAGTGATGTACACAGTTGGCTACTCTTTGTCTTTGGCCAGCCTCACACTGGCCCTGATTATATTGCTTCTTTTTAA GAAACTGCGCTGCACCCGTAACTACATCCATGCCAACCTGTTTGCTTCTTTCATCCTGCGTGCTGTGACCGTCATTATACGTGATGATCTTCTCAAAAATAATACTCTTGACTTCCAAGACAGCAGTGACTTGTCCCGTGTTTTCAGAGACCAG TCTGGCTGCCGCATAGCTCAAGTGGCAATGCAGTACTGTATGGGAGCCAGCTACCTCTGGCTGCTAGTGGAAGGCCTGTACCTCCATAACCTTCTGGTACTGCTTGTGTTCTCTGAGAACAGCTACTTCTGTGGTTACCTTACTCTCGGCTGGG TTACTCCAGTACTCTATGTGGTACCATGGATAGTATTACGCCACCTGTATGAGAACACAGG GTGCTGGGTGAAGAATGAAAACATGTTGCACTTATGGATTATTGAAGCTCCTATCTtcatgattatttta GTAAACTTTTCCATTTTCATAAGGATTATTCAGATAATTGTCTCCAAATTTAAAGCACACCAGATGAGATATACTGATTATAAATTCAG ATTGGCCAAGTCTACCCTGACCCTCATACCCCTTCTGGGAATACATAAAGTGGTGTTTTCTGTGGTGACAGAGGACCAGACTCATCTACTACGGACCATCTGGCTCTTCTTTGAGCTCTTCTTTAACTCATTTCAG GGTCTTCTAGTAGCCATTTTATACTGTTTTGTGAATAAAGAG GTACAATCAGAAATTAAGAAGAAATGGCGTCATCTTAAACTGGGAATAAGCACCCTGGATGAACAACGTACCACCAGCAGCCACATACTACAGGGAGCTACTGGACATGAAGACCAGGTGTGCCAGATAGACTGTCCTGAGGAGAGTGGAATCCACCTGAGCATGGAGCCTCTTTCAGCCTCCACACAAATTTCccttcatcagcatcatcacccTGGAGCAAAGAAGGGCAGGGCATATTGTTACATTTCAGCCCATAAGCGAGTGGTGAACGGATTAGAAACACCAGAGCTGGCCCAATGTCAACATGATGGAGTCAATGGATATTCTGATAGCTACTGCTAA